Sequence from the Amycolatopsis sp. NBC_00345 genome:
TCCCGCCCTGACCGGCTTCCGTCATGTGACGAATTCACGGTCCCGGCGCAACCCGGCGCCGTGGCCACACGTCCACTGAACAGTGGTCACCCAGCACAGGGAGGCGAGTGAAATGGCAAGCATCAAGAAACCACGGATTTCCCTGGTTTTCCTTTCCGCGGCAGGCGCGTCCGCCGCACTACTGCTCTCCGCTTGTGGTGGCGGCACGACAACCGCGTCCAGCAACACGACCAGCTCCGAGCCGTCGTCGAGCGCTTCGCCCGCCACCACGGCCAGTTCGAGCCCGTCCACTCCGGGCAGCTCGTCCGGCACGCCGGCGCCGAATCCGGGCCCGGCCCCGGACAACGGCCTGTGCAAGGCCGGCGACGTCTCGCTTTCGCTCGGCCAGGGCGACGCGGGCGCCGGTTCCAGCTACCGGCCGCTGGACATCAAGAACACCAGCGGCAAGCCGTGCACCATCCAGGGTTTCCCCGGCATCTCCTACGTCGGCGGCGAAAACGGGCAGCAGATCGGCCCGCCGGCGTTCCGCGCCGGTGAGAAGGGCGAGGCGATCAAGCTGAACCCTGGCCAGTCCGCGGCCGCCGACATCCAGTTCGTCAACGTGCAGAACTTCGATCCGGCGACGTGCAAGCCGACCCCGGTCAAGGGCCTGCGCGTGTACCTGCCGCAGGAGACCGCGTCGAAGTTCCTGGCCGACCCCGGCACGGGCTGCGCCGCCGCCAAACTGCCCGGCGACCAGCTCAGCGTGAAGACGGTCCACCGCGCCTGAGGCTCAGCCGCGCGCGCAGAGCTGCTGCACGGTGACGATGGCGGCCTGCCCGGCGACGCTGTCGAACCGGCTGGTCAGCACCATCCGGTTCACGGTGCCGAGGCTCTGCGCCAGCGGCTGGTACCGGCCGTCGGAGTCGGCGGCCGCCTGCGCGAGTTCGAAGGCGGCCGTGACCCGGTGGACGGAGTCGTCGGAGACGCGGGTGAAGGCGGCGGCGTCGTAACCGCCGGTCGTGTCGGGCAGCCGGCCCGCCCGGTGCAGGCTCTGGCAGGCCGCCAGCGCGTCGTCGTTCGCGCCGCCGCGCTGGCCGGACAGGGCCCAGAGCAGGCCGAGCACGCAGCAGCCGAGGATGAAGCCGGCGACGGCGGCCAGCACCAGCGGCCGACGCGTCCGGGAGGCTTCCCGCTCGAGGTCTTCGGCCGGTCTGTCGTCGTTCGGCAGCGGTGGGGTGTCGAGTGTGGTCATCGCGTACCTCCGCCGGCCGGGTGATGTGCTATTCCAGCACCAAAGCCGGTCGAATTCACTGGTCGAGCGCTATTACCGGCCGCGATGAGGCCGTTTCGTCATCGATCGGGAACCGGCGCAGCGAAGCCGCCGCGAAGACCGTGACGGCCAGCAGCGCGACGCCGGACGCGGTGAAGGTCCGGCCCGCCGAGCCGAGCGCCTCCGTGAGCAGGCCGCCGAGCAGGGCGCCGACCGGGATCACGCCCCAGACGACCGTCCGCCACACCCCGAGCACGCGGCCCAGCAGCTCACCGGGGACCAGCGTGTGGCGCGCCGTCGCGAGCACGACGTTCACCGCCACCATCGCGGCCGCGAACAGCCCGAACAGCAACGCGGCAGCCACCGGCTGCCGCGTCAGGCCCATCCCGCCGAAGCCGGCGGCGCAGCACAGCACCCCGCCGACCAGCACCGCCCGCCGGCTGGAGCGGCGGACCAGTCTCGGGGCGAAGGCGGCCCCGCCCAGCCCGCCGATGCCGCCCACGAAGGCGAACAGCCCGAAGGTCGCGTCGGACAGCCGGAGGTCATCGAGCGCGTACAGGACGAGCTGCGCCTGTGCCAGTTCGCTGAGCAGGCTGAGCAGCCCGGCGACCGCGAGCAGCCGCAGCATCAGCGGGCTCCCCCGTAGCCAGCGGATGCCGTCCGCGAGGTCGCTGCGGAAGCGCGTCGGCTCGGCCTGCCTCGGCCGGTAGGTCCCGCCGAGGCCGAGCAGCACGGCGGCGGCGATCGCGAAGCCGGCCGAGTTGAGCAGGAACGGGAAGGTGGCGAAGAGCGCGAAGGCGGTGCTGCCGACCGGCCCCCCGAGGAACGTCTGGCCGACGATCTCGCACGCCTGGAGCTTGCTGTTGGCGCCCTCCAGGTCGCCGTCGCCGACGACGGCGGGGATGAGCGCGTTCGCCGCGCTGTCGGCGACCGTCTCGGCCGTCCCGATGAGCAGGGCGGCGACGTAGACGAGCCAGATGCTGACCGTGCCCGCCGCGACGAGCACCGCGACCGAGCCGCCGATCGCCGCGCGCGCGACGTTCGCGATCACCATCGCCCGCCGCCGGTCGACCCGGTCCACCAGCGCCCCCGCGACCACGGCGAACAGCAGCCACGGCAGGAACTGCACGGCCGACAGCCCGGCGATCAGCACCGGGTCGTGGGTCAGCGTGGTGGCGAGCAGGGGGAACGCGACCTTGCCGACGCCGTCCCCGAGGTTGGACACCGCGCTCGACGACAGCAGCCACCTCAGCCTGATATCAGCGCGCGCTCGGCCCATGGCGGTACCTCACTGGAGTCAGGTCATGACTGCTAGTGAGATTGTAAGCCGTATTTCACCGTTCAGTGATCGACTAGTCACGATTGGTGATAAATCTGTGCCCGGACGGCCACGAGCCGGCGGAAAGCGGAAATCCCGCGTTCCGTAGTGAGGGTTCCTCAGCCCCAGCCGAGGTCGTGGAGGCGCTGGTCGTCGATGCCGAAGTGGTGGCCCAGCTCGTGCATCACGGTGATGAGGACCTCTTCGACGACCTCGGGCTCCGAGTCGCACATGCCCAGTATCGGGCGGCGGTAGATGGAGATGCGGTCCGGGAGGACGCCGCCGTAGTCGGAGGTCCGCTCGGTCAGCGCGATGCCGTGGTACAGCCCGAGGATGTCCGGCGCTTCGTCGTTGTACTCCTCGACCAGCACGACCACGTTGTCCATCGCCTCGGCGAACTGGGCGGGCACCTGGTCCAGCGCCTCCGAGACCAGCTCCTCGAAGCGGGCCCGGGTCATCTCGACGGGCACCGGCTATCCGTTCCCGGTGGGGCTGGGCGGCGCCGACGGCGAGCCCGACGAGGCCGGCGCCTTCGAAGCGTCCTTGACGCTGCCGGTCACCGCCTGGAAGCCGCTGTTGTCGGCCAGGGTGGCCGCGGCCTTGCAGTTCACCTTCGTGGAACCGGCGTCCCAGCTCTCCTGCTCACGCAGGTCCCAGCCGAGGATCAGCTTCTTCTGGCTGAGGTCGGCGCCGCCGGTGTAGTCCTTCGCGGCGTCGGCGCACGCGGTGTCGAGCCAGGCGGTCTGGTCCTTCTGGCTCGGGTAGCCGTCCTTGAACTTCGAGGCCAGGTCCAGCGTCGCGATGATCTCGTACGAGTGCGGGCGGCTGCAGTCGATCGGGTCGCCGATGCCCTTGCCGGCCAGCGCCAGGCAGGTGCCCGGCGCCCAGACCAGCGACTGGTCCTGGTCCTTGGCCGCCCCGGTGGTCGGCTGCAGGCCGCCGCCAGGGCCCGTCCACTGCAGGCCGCAGCGCAGCTGACGGTCGCCCTCGCCCCACTGGTCGGAGGTCGGGCGCAACAGGTTCGTGGTGAGCTTGCCGTACGGGTCGAGCCCGTGGCCGAGGTACGGGCGGACGTCGGCGTTGCACTTCTCCTGCGCGATCTGCTGCCACTGGTCGAGGCTCGGGAACGGCGCTTCGGCGTTGAACTGCGCGCCGATGTCGATCGAGCTCGTCACCTCGAACAGGTGCGGCTGGGCGCAGGGCACCGTGTGTGCGTCCGACGCGTCGGACGCGGTCCAGGTCAGGCAGTTGCCAGGCGGCGCGTGGAAGGCCTCTTCGGCCGCGGCGTTGAGCTTGCCCTCGCCCCCGCCGGCCCCCCCGGCGAGCCCGTCGCTCCAGGAGAACGTGACACTGAGGGCGAGCGCGATGATGGCGCCCAGGAACACCCCGGCCATGACCACACGAGTGCTCAAGGTCTGCAGGGGCGGACGGAACCGCTGGGCGTCGGGAGGCATCGGTACCCATGATGCCCGCGCCGCACGAGCCGTGCGCGTCCCGGGTCGATAGTCTGGACATGGTTTCGCGGTGCGGGGGATTACGGAGCGCAGATGACGCAGGACGACAACGTGGGGCAGCAGCCACCCGAAGAGCCGGCTCAGCGCGGCTCGATGAGGTTCCAGGACGGGAGCACGCAGCCGCGTGAGCCGTCGCTGGCCGAGCAACGCGCCCGTCGGCAGGCCATCGCCGACCAGGAGCGCGAGGAACAGGAAGCGCAGGTCGCGGCCGTCGCCGCCGGCCGCAAGGCGGCGACCAAGCGCAAGATCCTGATCGGCAGCGGCGTCACCGTCGGCCTGGTCGGGCTCGTGGCCACCTTCTACACGGTCGCGAAGCCGAGCGAGACCACCGCGGTCTGCACCGACGCGAGCGGGGTTGTCGTCCAGAACGACGACCTCTGCGACGAGAACTACGTCACCAGCCACGGCGGCCACGTCAGCGGCGGGTTCATGTTCATCCCGATCTATGGCGGCGGCTTCTCCCAGTACCGCTACAACTACGGCGGCAGCGGCACCGTCGGCCAGCACGTGTCCGGCGGCTCGTTCAGCGCGCCGTCCGGCAACACCAACGTCTCGACCAAGTCGGGCAAGTCCGTGCAGCGCGGCGGCTTCGGCATCAGCGGCAAGAGCGGTACGTCCGGCGGCACGGGTGGCACGGGCGGCACCGGCAAGAGCGGGGGCTCGTAGGTGTACCGGGATCGCAGCGAACCGCGCCGGGACTGGCAGCGGACCGTCGAGGACCAGGGGCTGGTCTACGGCACCCCGGCCAGGGACGGGGCCGGCAAGGCGCGCCCGTACTGGGACGAGTCCGTGCACTACGTGTTCGACATGGACGAGGTCCTCTCGCTGGAGGCCGACGTCGAGCTGCTGCACTCCATGTGCCTGGAGGCCGTGGACACCGTCGTGACCACCGAGGGCTACCAGCGGTTCGGCATCCCGGAGTGGGTCTGGCCGCACATCGCCGAGTCGTGGAAGCGGCAGGACCCGCACGTCTACGGCCGCTTCGACCTGCGTTACGACGGCAAGTCGCCGGCCAAGCTGCTGGAGTACAACGCGGACACGCCCACCACGCTGCTCGAGGCTTCGGTGCTGCAGTGGCACTGGAAGACCGACGTGTTCGCGGCCGACGACCAGTGGAACTCCATCCACGAGAAGCTGGTCGACCGCTGGCGCGTGATCGGCGACAAGCTGCCGTCGAACGAGCTGCACTTCACCTGGTCCTCGGCCGACCCGAGCGGCGAGGACCACGTCACCACCGCGTACCTGCAGGAGACCGCCGCCGAGGCCGGGCTCGACACCGTGGGGCTGTCGATCGAGGAGATCGGCTGGGACCCGGTGCTCAAGCGCTTCGTGGACCTCGCGGAGGCGCAGATGTCCACGGTCGTGAAGCTCTACCCGTGGGAGTGGGTGGTCGACGAGGAGTTCGGCCGCTTCGCCGTGGAGACGATGCCGCGGACGCTGTGGGTCGAGCCGCTGTGGAAGATGCTGCTGTCGAACAAGGCGCTGCTGGCGGTCCTGTGGGAGAACTACCCCGGGCACCCGAACCTGCTGCCCGCGTTCACCGACGACCCCGGCCTGCTCACGGAGTACGTGCGCAAGCCGAAGCTGGGCCGTGAGGGCGCGAACGTGCAGATCGTCGCCACCGGCTACGAGACCCAGACCGACGGCGTCTACGGCGCCGAAGGCTACGTCTACCAGGCGTTCGACCCGCTGCCGGAGTTCGACGGCTACCGGCCGGCGCTGGGCGCGTGGATCGTCGGGGACGAATCGGCCGGGCTGGGCATCCGCGAGACGAGCGGGCTGGTGACGGACGACGGTGCGGCATTTGTCCCGCATCGCATCCCGGAGTCGTGATAGAACCCTGCGTGAGCGGGCTTCCTGCCTGATCTGCACGTTTCGTTCCGACCGCTTCGGGAGATCCTGTGACCGCGACCCTTGCGCTGTCCGACACGTTCGGCTCCGACCTCGTGCGGGGGATCGGCGCGATCCTGCTGTACGGCGTCGTCGGCCTGCTGCTGATGTTCGCCGGCTTCTACGCGATCGACTGGACCACGCCGGGCAAGCTGTCGCAGCTGGTCACGCGCGGCCTGCCGAACGCGGTGATCGTGACCGCGTCCGGGCTGCTCTCGATGGCGTTCATCGTGGTGGTGGCGATCTTCAACTCCGCCAGCGACCTCACCGAGGGCCTGATCACCTCGCTGGTCTACGGCCTGATCGGCATCGTCGTCCAGGTGGTCGCCGTGCGGCTGCTGGAGTGGGCGACGCGGATCGACGTGGGCTCGACCATCGAGAGCGAGAAGTTCGCGCCCGCGAGCATCGTGGTGGCGGCCGCGCACATCGGCCTCGGCCTCGTGGTCGCCGTCGGTATCTCCTGAGCGTGGCCGGGCGGTCCCGTTCCCACTAGCGTGGACACGTGCGACTGCTCAGGACACCGGAAGACCGGTTCACGGACCTGCCCGAGTTCCCCTACGAGCCGCAGTACACGGAGCTGGCCGACCCGCACGGCGGGCTGATCAGAGTGGGCCACGTCGAGGCGGGGCCGGCCGACGGTCCGCCGGTGCTCCTCCTGCACGGCGAGCCGAGCTGGTCGTACCTGTACCGGAAGATGCTGCCGGTGCTGGCCGACGCCGGGCTGCGCGCGATCGCGCCGGACCTGGTCGGCTTCGGCCGGTCCGACAAGCCCGGTGACATCGTTGACCACAGCTACGCGCGGCACGTCGGCTGGATGCGCGCGTTCGCGTTCGAGGCCCTGGACCTGCACGACGTCACGCTCGTCGGGCAGGACTGGGGCGGGCTGATCGGCCTGCGGCTGCTGGCCGAGCACCCGGACCGGTTCGCCGGGTTCGTCGCCGCCAACACCGGCCTGCCCACGGGCGACACGGACATGCCCGAGGTGTGGCACTCGTTCCGGCTGGCCGTGGAGAACGCGCAGGTCTTCGACACCGGCCGGTTCATCCAGTCCGGCTCCCGCACGAAGCTGACGGACGAGGTGAAGGCCGCCTACGACGCGCCGTTCCCGAACGAGATGTACAAGGCCGGCCCGCGCGCGATGCCCGGGCTGGTGCCGACCCGTCCGGACGACCCGGCGTCGGAGGCCAACCGCGCGGCTTGGCAGAAGCTGACCGAGCTGGATGTGCCGTTCCTGTGCGCGTTTTCGGACTCGGATCCGATCACCGGTGCGATGGCGCCGATTCTGCAGCGCGCCATGCCGGGGGCGGCGGGGCTGTCGCATCCGACGATCGTTGGGGCTGGGCACTTTTTGCAGGAGGACGCGGGCGAGGAGCTGGCGGAGCACGTGGCTCGGTTCGTGCGGCGGTGAGCTGAGCAGCCCCCGTTTTCCACGCTACCGGGGTGGGGTGACAGTTCTCGGTGGTCGGCGCTGGTGAATGCCGTTAAGGCCTCCTTACCCGCGTCGGACGCGGGTAAGGAGGCCTTAACGGCAACTCGGGTCAGGCCAGGGCGGCGTGGGTGGCGGCCAGCGAGTCGACCAGGATGTCGAGGCCTTCCTGGGCCTCGGCTTCGGTGAGGGTCATCGGCGGGCCGAGGCGCAGGACGTTGCCGTGCAGGCCGCCCTTGCCGATGAGCAGGCCGCGCTGGCGGGTTTCCTCCAGCATTCGCGACGCCGCGCGCACGCTCGGCGTGGTGGTGCCCGGCTCGACCAGTTCGACGCCGATCATCAGGCCCTTGCCGCGGACGTCGCCGACGATGGGGTTCGCCGTCGCGCGCAGGCCGGACAGCAGCTGGTCGCCGCGGGCGGCGCAGTTGGCCTGCAGGTCGTGGTCGCTGATGTAGTCCAGCACGGCGGTCGCGCCCGCCATCGAGACCGGGTTGCCGCCGAACGTCGAGAACGACTGGGCCTGGAAGCAGTCCATCACGTCGCCGCGCGCCACCACGCCGCCGATCGCGAGCCCGTTGCCGAGGCCCTTGGCGAACGTCATCATGTCCGGCACCACGTCGTGCGCCTGGATGCCCCAGAAGTGCTCGCCGGTGCGGCCCCAGCCGGTCTGGACCTCGTCCGAGATGAAGAGGATGCCGTACGAGTCCAGCACCTCCTTCATGGCCTTGAACAGCCCGTCCGGCGGCAGGCTGAACCCGCCGACGCCCTGGATCGGCTCGGCGATCAGGCACGCGACGTCGCCGGCCGTGGCGATCTGCAGCACATCAACGAGATCGGCCACGCACGCGTCGATGTAGGCGGAGTCGGAGAGGTCCTTGAACGGGCTGCGGTAGCGGTAGCCGCCGTGCACGTAGTTCACCTTCACCGGGCTCAGCGCCGACGCCGACCAGCCGCGGTTGCCGGTGATCGCGACGGTGCCGAACGAGCGGCCGTGGTAGGAGTTGCGCATCGCCAGCACCTGGTTGCTGCGGCGGAACTGCGTGGCGAGCATCAGCGCGGTGTCGTTGGCCTCGCTGCCGGAGCTGGTGAAGAACACCTTGGCGTCGGGGATGCCCGAGAGCTTCGCGATCCGCTCGGCCAGCTCCACCTGCGAGCGGATCAGGTACAGCGTGGACGTGTGCAGCACGCCGGTGTCGAGCTGCTTGCGCACGGCGTCGCCGATCTCCGCGACGTCGTAGCCCATCGAGTTGGTCAGGACGCCGGCGAAGAAGTCGAGGTAGGTGCGGCCGTTCGAATCGGTCATCCGGCGGTCCTGCGCGTGCACGATCTCGAGCGGCTCTTCGTAGAGCAGCGACATCCACGACGGCAGTACCGCCTGGTGGCGCGCGAGCAGGTCGTCGGTCATGTCGTTCTCTCCGTCCGTTGCGGCCTCTGGCGAGTATGCGGAGCCGGGGAAACGGGCGACAACGATCAGACTGTCGGCTTGTGCGGAGGCGCCCGCACAGTGTGTACGGGAAACTGCGTCGAAGGGGCAGCTGGCCTGCGACTACCCTCATGCCCGTGATTGATCCCAGGACTCTGCGTGAAGACCCGGAAGGCGTGCGCGCGTCGCAGCGTGCCCGTGGCGAGGACGAAGGGGTGGTCGACAAGCTGCTCGGCTTCGACTCCCGGCGCCGCTCCGCGATCGCGAACGCCGACAAGCTGCGGGCCGAGCAGAAGTCCGTGAGCAAGCTCGTGCCGAAGGCGCCGCCGGAAGAGAAGGCCGAGCTGCTCACGCGCGCGAAGGACCTATCGGCCCAGGTGAAGGCCGCCGAGGTCGAGCAGAACGAGGCGTCGGAGGAGTTCGACCAGCTCTTCCGGACGGTGCCGAACCTGGTGCACCCGGAGGCGCCGATCGGCGGCGAGGACGACTTCACCGTGCTGAAGACCGTCGGCGAGCCGAGGAAGTTCGACTTCACCCCGCTGGACCACCTCGAGTTGATGGAGGGCCTCGGCGCCGTCGACATGGAGCGCGGCGCGAAGGTGTCGGGCTCGCGGTTCTACTTCCTCTCGGGCGTCGGCGCGCAGCTGCAGCTCGGGCTGCTGAACATGGCCATCGCGCAGGCGCTGGAAAACGGCTTCACGCCGATGATCACGCCCTCGCTGGTGCGCCCGGAGATCATGGCCGGCACCGGTTTCCTGGGCGCGCACGCGTCGGAGGTCTACCGCCTGCGCGACGACGACCTGTACCTCGTCGGCACCTCGGAGGTCCCGCTCGCGGGCTTCCACGCCGACGAGATCCTCGACCTCGGCGACGGCGCGCGCCGCTACGCCGGCTGGTCGTCCTGCTACCGGCGCGAGGCCGGCTCGTACGGCAAGGACACCCGCGGCATCATCCGCGTGCACCAGTTCGACAAGGTGGAGATGTTCGTCTACACCAAGCCGGAGGACGCGGAGGCCGAGCACGCCCGGCTGCTCGGCTGGGAGGAGCAGATGCTGGCCAAGATCGACGTCCCGTACCGGGTCATCGACACGGCCACCGGCGACCTCGGCACGTCCGCCCACCGCAAGTTCGACTGCGAGGCCTGGGTCCCGACGCAGGAGACCTACCGCGAGCTGACGTCGACCTCGAACTGCACCACCTTCCAGGCCCGCCGCCTCTCCGTCCGCTACCGCGGCGAGAACGGCAAGCCCCAGATCGCGGCCACGCTGAACGGCACCCTCGCGACCACCCGCTGGATCGTGGCGATCATGGAGAACCACCAGCAGCAGGACGGTTCCGTGCTGGTGCCGGAGGCGCTGCGCCCGTTCGTCGGCGGGCGTGAGGTGCTGGAGCCGGTGAAGAAGCGCTAGCTCGTTGGACTTGAGCTTCGGCTTCGGCCGGGGGAAGGGGCCTGCTCGGCTTTGTGCGCACGGAGCGCGCTTTGGCCTGAGCGGGCCCCTTCTTCAGTTTTGCCCGGCAGACGGCCCGAGTGCTCGAGCTGGAGTGACGAGTCGAGCAGGAAGACCCGATAGCGAACTCCCTCGCGCGACATCACGCCGAGAGTGTCGGCGACTACGAGATCGATGTCCGACCACTGGTCCTCGACTACACCGGTATTGCTATTTGGGCTGAGCCGCGCAGAACTGGTCGTGGGCCGGCAGTTGCCCGTTGACGAGATAGCCGGTCACCGCGTCGCTCGCGCAGGTGTTGTCCGGCCCGACCAGGTAGACGCCGTGGCCGCCGGCGTCGACGGTGACCATGCGGGCCCGGTTGCCGAAGGCCGCGCGGGTCTTCAGGGCCCCGGCCAGTGGCGTGGCCGGATCGCGCAGGTTCTGCATCATCAGGACGTTCGACGGGCCGTGGCCGGTGATCCGCACCTTCGGCTCGACCGGCTTCGACGGCCAGTAGGCGCACGGCCCGACGTTGGACCCGACCGCGCCGAACATCGGGTAGAGCGCTCGGTCGACGGCGACGTTGAGCTGGTATTCGGGCAGTGACGTCGGCCAGCTCGAGTCACCACAGGTCACGTAGAAGTTGCTGGAAATGGTGTTGTCGTTGCCCACGGCCGGCGCGGCCGGCGCGTCACTCGGCTGCTCCGGCGCCGGAGGCTGCGTCGGATCAACTCCCACCAGGAAGTTCACCATGCGGCCGAAGGCCTTGTTGTTGTACAGCAGGCTGAAGCTGACCAGGCGGAAGGCCGCCCCGTCCAGTCCGGGCACCGGATGGCGGTCGTACAGGTCCGCCAGCTGGTTGAACTTCGCGGTCACCTGAGCCGGCGTGGAGCCGAGCTGGTGGCCGGGCTGCGCGGCGGCGTACTCGGCGAAGTCCGGGAACCGCTGCTGGAAACCGGGGCCCCACAGCCGCATGGCGTCGTAGTCCATGCCGCCCGGGCCGAGGCTGCTGTCGAGGATGATCCGGTCGCTGCGCTGGGGGAACAGCGTGGTGTACACCGCGCCCAGGTAGGTGCCGTAGGAGTAGCCGTCGTAGGAGATCTTCGGCTCGCCCAGCGCTTCGCGGATCTGGTCCAGGTCGCGCGCGGTGTTCGCCGTTGTCACGTACGGGAGCATCCAGGCCGAGGATGAGGTCGCGCACTGCTGGGCGATGGCCTTGGCGTCCCCGGACTGCTTGACGACGTCCGCCGCGTCGCGTGCGTACGGCGGGATGTTTCCTCTTACCTGCTGCGCCTGGGTCAGGTCGCAGGTCACCGGCGTGCTGTGGCCGACACCGCGCGGGTCGAACCCGATGATGTCGTAGGAGTCGAGCACGCTCTGCGGCAGTTTCGCGCCCCCGGTCGGGCCGTCGCGCAGGTCGGCCGGCCACTCCAGCCCGGTTTCGCCCGGCCCGCCCTGGTTGACCAGCAGCACGCCGTGGCGTTTCGCCGGGGTTTTGCTCGCCAGGAGGGAGATCGCGACGTCGATCTGCTGCCCGTCCGGATGGCGGTAGTCGAGCGGAACCTCGATGGTCGAGCACATCAAGCCGGGTTTGGTGACGTCGGCGGGGCACGCGCCCCACCGCACCGGCGCCGGGTCCGGCGTGGCGGCGCTCGCCACACCCGCCGTCGCCGAGACCACCGCCATGGCGGCCAGGGTCATGGACAGAACTGTTCGCAAAGGAATCTTCTCCTCGAATCCGATCAGGCCGGATGCCTGCGTCTCACCAGACCACCGCGGAACCGGGCCGCCCCCTGCCATCTGTCACGGGGCGTGATCCACAGCGGTGGTTTCCGCTGATGAGCCGGTGCGCCGCCGTTCGGCCCAGTAGGGTGCGGGCCG
This genomic interval carries:
- a CDS encoding aspartate aminotransferase family protein, with translation MTDDLLARHQAVLPSWMSLLYEEPLEIVHAQDRRMTDSNGRTYLDFFAGVLTNSMGYDVAEIGDAVRKQLDTGVLHTSTLYLIRSQVELAERIAKLSGIPDAKVFFTSSGSEANDTALMLATQFRRSNQVLAMRNSYHGRSFGTVAITGNRGWSASALSPVKVNYVHGGYRYRSPFKDLSDSAYIDACVADLVDVLQIATAGDVACLIAEPIQGVGGFSLPPDGLFKAMKEVLDSYGILFISDEVQTGWGRTGEHFWGIQAHDVVPDMMTFAKGLGNGLAIGGVVARGDVMDCFQAQSFSTFGGNPVSMAGATAVLDYISDHDLQANCAARGDQLLSGLRATANPIVGDVRGKGLMIGVELVEPGTTTPSVRAASRMLEETRQRGLLIGKGGLHGNVLRLGPPMTLTEAEAQEGLDILVDSLAATHAALA
- the serS gene encoding serine--tRNA ligase; the protein is MIDPRTLREDPEGVRASQRARGEDEGVVDKLLGFDSRRRSAIANADKLRAEQKSVSKLVPKAPPEEKAELLTRAKDLSAQVKAAEVEQNEASEEFDQLFRTVPNLVHPEAPIGGEDDFTVLKTVGEPRKFDFTPLDHLELMEGLGAVDMERGAKVSGSRFYFLSGVGAQLQLGLLNMAIAQALENGFTPMITPSLVRPEIMAGTGFLGAHASEVYRLRDDDLYLVGTSEVPLAGFHADEILDLGDGARRYAGWSSCYRREAGSYGKDTRGIIRVHQFDKVEMFVYTKPEDAEAEHARLLGWEEQMLAKIDVPYRVIDTATGDLGTSAHRKFDCEAWVPTQETYRELTSTSNCTTFQARRLSVRYRGENGKPQIAATLNGTLATTRWIVAIMENHQQQDGSVLVPEALRPFVGGREVLEPVKKR
- a CDS encoding glutathionylspermidine synthase family protein produces the protein MYRDRSEPRRDWQRTVEDQGLVYGTPARDGAGKARPYWDESVHYVFDMDEVLSLEADVELLHSMCLEAVDTVVTTEGYQRFGIPEWVWPHIAESWKRQDPHVYGRFDLRYDGKSPAKLLEYNADTPTTLLEASVLQWHWKTDVFAADDQWNSIHEKLVDRWRVIGDKLPSNELHFTWSSADPSGEDHVTTAYLQETAAEAGLDTVGLSIEEIGWDPVLKRFVDLAEAQMSTVVKLYPWEWVVDEEFGRFAVETMPRTLWVEPLWKMLLSNKALLAVLWENYPGHPNLLPAFTDDPGLLTEYVRKPKLGREGANVQIVATGYETQTDGVYGAEGYVYQAFDPLPEFDGYRPALGAWIVGDESAGLGIRETSGLVTDDGAAFVPHRIPES
- a CDS encoding DUF4232 domain-containing protein; its protein translation is MASIKKPRISLVFLSAAGASAALLLSACGGGTTTASSNTTSSEPSSSASPATTASSSPSTPGSSSGTPAPNPGPAPDNGLCKAGDVSLSLGQGDAGAGSSYRPLDIKNTSGKPCTIQGFPGISYVGGENGQQIGPPAFRAGEKGEAIKLNPGQSAAADIQFVNVQNFDPATCKPTPVKGLRVYLPQETASKFLADPGTGCAAAKLPGDQLSVKTVHRA
- a CDS encoding septum formation family protein is translated as MPPDAQRFRPPLQTLSTRVVMAGVFLGAIIALALSVTFSWSDGLAGGAGGGEGKLNAAAEEAFHAPPGNCLTWTASDASDAHTVPCAQPHLFEVTSSIDIGAQFNAEAPFPSLDQWQQIAQEKCNADVRPYLGHGLDPYGKLTTNLLRPTSDQWGEGDRQLRCGLQWTGPGGGLQPTTGAAKDQDQSLVWAPGTCLALAGKGIGDPIDCSRPHSYEIIATLDLASKFKDGYPSQKDQTAWLDTACADAAKDYTGGADLSQKKLILGWDLREQESWDAGSTKVNCKAAATLADNSGFQAVTGSVKDASKAPASSGSPSAPPSPTGNG
- a CDS encoding DUF350 domain-containing protein, which translates into the protein MTATLALSDTFGSDLVRGIGAILLYGVVGLLLMFAGFYAIDWTTPGKLSQLVTRGLPNAVIVTASGLLSMAFIVVVAIFNSASDLTEGLITSLVYGLIGIVVQVVAVRLLEWATRIDVGSTIESEKFAPASIVVAAAHIGLGLVVAVGIS
- a CDS encoding metallopeptidase family protein, translating into MPVEMTRARFEELVSEALDQVPAQFAEAMDNVVVLVEEYNDEAPDILGLYHGIALTERTSDYGGVLPDRISIYRRPILGMCDSEPEVVEEVLITVMHELGHHFGIDDQRLHDLGWG
- a CDS encoding alpha/beta hydrolase gives rise to the protein MTLAAMAVVSATAGVASAATPDPAPVRWGACPADVTKPGLMCSTIEVPLDYRHPDGQQIDVAISLLASKTPAKRHGVLLVNQGGPGETGLEWPADLRDGPTGGAKLPQSVLDSYDIIGFDPRGVGHSTPVTCDLTQAQQVRGNIPPYARDAADVVKQSGDAKAIAQQCATSSSAWMLPYVTTANTARDLDQIREALGEPKISYDGYSYGTYLGAVYTTLFPQRSDRIILDSSLGPGGMDYDAMRLWGPGFQQRFPDFAEYAAAQPGHQLGSTPAQVTAKFNQLADLYDRHPVPGLDGAAFRLVSFSLLYNNKAFGRMVNFLVGVDPTQPPAPEQPSDAPAAPAVGNDNTISSNFYVTCGDSSWPTSLPEYQLNVAVDRALYPMFGAVGSNVGPCAYWPSKPVEPKVRITGHGPSNVLMMQNLRDPATPLAGALKTRAAFGNRARMVTVDAGGHGVYLVGPDNTCASDAVTGYLVNGQLPAHDQFCAAQPK
- a CDS encoding haloalkane dehalogenase; this encodes MRLLRTPEDRFTDLPEFPYEPQYTELADPHGGLIRVGHVEAGPADGPPVLLLHGEPSWSYLYRKMLPVLADAGLRAIAPDLVGFGRSDKPGDIVDHSYARHVGWMRAFAFEALDLHDVTLVGQDWGGLIGLRLLAEHPDRFAGFVAANTGLPTGDTDMPEVWHSFRLAVENAQVFDTGRFIQSGSRTKLTDEVKAAYDAPFPNEMYKAGPRAMPGLVPTRPDDPASEANRAAWQKLTELDVPFLCAFSDSDPITGAMAPILQRAMPGAAGLSHPTIVGAGHFLQEDAGEELAEHVARFVRR
- a CDS encoding MFS transporter translates to MGRARADIRLRWLLSSSAVSNLGDGVGKVAFPLLATTLTHDPVLIAGLSAVQFLPWLLFAVVAGALVDRVDRRRAMVIANVARAAIGGSVAVLVAAGTVSIWLVYVAALLIGTAETVADSAANALIPAVVGDGDLEGANSKLQACEIVGQTFLGGPVGSTAFALFATFPFLLNSAGFAIAAAVLLGLGGTYRPRQAEPTRFRSDLADGIRWLRGSPLMLRLLAVAGLLSLLSELAQAQLVLYALDDLRLSDATFGLFAFVGGIGGLGGAAFAPRLVRRSSRRAVLVGGVLCCAAGFGGMGLTRQPVAAALLFGLFAAAMVAVNVVLATARHTLVPGELLGRVLGVWRTVVWGVIPVGALLGGLLTEALGSAGRTFTASGVALLAVTVFAAASLRRFPIDDETASSRPVIALDQ